A window of Candidatus Palauibacter soopunensis contains these coding sequences:
- a CDS encoding CusA/CzcA family heavy metal efflux RND transporter: protein MIGRIIAWSIRNRFLVLLGTAAIVGAGLWAVRTTPLDAIPDLSDVQVIIQTDFAEQAPQIVEDQVTYPIASEMLKVPGARVVRAFSFFGLSLVYVIFEDGTDIYWARSRVLEYLNGIRRQLPEDVEPVLGPDATGVGWVYEYTLESDSLDLAELRTLQDWYIRYQLTAVPGVAEVASLGGFVKQYQVEVNPERLRAFDIPVTRVSRAIGDHNIDIGARVLEMGGREYMIRGLGYLRGTLDIENVAVGSTPNGTPIRVADVATVREGPAPRRGVADLDGRGEVVAGIVVMRFGSDALETIERVKERLEEINAGLPAGTRLRPAYDRSDLIHRAIDTLREKLVEESLIVAAVALVFLLHFRSALVAIVTLPLGILISFIVMRWIGVNANIMSLGGIAIAIGAMVDAAIVMIENMHKHLERAAPGTSRWDVVLESAKQVGPPLFFSLLIITFSFLPVFALEQQEGRLFKPLAFTKTFAMAGSAFLAITLVPVLMGYLVRGRIRPERANPVNRILRWLYRPFLGFALRRPWLVVVVAAGVLGATVLPWQRLGSEFMPPLQEGSILFMPTTVPGASIAQAREIMQYQDSVLASFPEVESVLGKAGRAETATDPAPLDMFETTITLRPREEWRPGVTYAGLLAQMDEAVALPGVTNAWTMPIKGRIDMLATGVRTPVGIKIFGPDLDTLQALGEEAERIVREIPGTRSAFAERGVSGYYVDIDVDRPEAARYGLNVGDVHNAIMATVGGMNATVTVEGRERYAVNVRYPRELRDDLQNLREVLVPVPDGTQIPLGQVARVAAVQGPMAVKTENAFPVTTIFVDIEGVDVGSYVEAARRVVAAQLELPSGYSLVWSGQYEFMQRVQERLRVVIPVTLGIIFLLLYLNFRGVAESLIVMLALPFSLVGGIWFLWLLGYNTSVAVWVGFIALAGVAAETGVVMLIYLDEAFRRRRGEGRIRTAADVAAAVREGALERLRPVVMTVMAITAGLMPILWSSGTGADVMKRIASPMVGGMISATVLTLLVIPAIYLLWRRWQLRRMAGGPMPPGSQA, encoded by the coding sequence ATGATCGGCCGCATCATCGCCTGGTCGATCCGAAACCGGTTCCTCGTCCTGCTCGGGACCGCCGCCATCGTCGGTGCGGGGCTGTGGGCCGTGCGCACGACGCCGCTCGACGCGATCCCCGACCTGTCGGACGTGCAGGTCATCATCCAGACCGATTTCGCGGAGCAGGCGCCGCAGATCGTCGAGGACCAGGTCACGTATCCGATCGCGTCGGAGATGCTGAAGGTGCCGGGAGCGCGCGTGGTGCGCGCGTTTTCCTTCTTCGGGCTCAGTCTCGTCTACGTCATCTTCGAGGACGGCACGGACATCTACTGGGCCCGCTCGCGCGTTCTCGAATACCTGAACGGAATCCGGCGGCAGTTGCCGGAGGACGTCGAACCGGTACTCGGTCCGGACGCGACGGGCGTGGGCTGGGTCTATGAGTACACCCTCGAGTCGGACAGCCTGGACCTCGCGGAACTGCGCACGCTCCAGGACTGGTACATCCGCTATCAACTGACGGCCGTGCCGGGGGTGGCCGAGGTCGCGAGCCTGGGCGGGTTCGTCAAGCAGTACCAGGTGGAGGTGAATCCGGAGCGGCTGCGGGCGTTCGACATCCCCGTCACGCGGGTGTCCCGGGCGATCGGCGACCACAACATCGACATCGGCGCGCGCGTCCTCGAGATGGGGGGGCGCGAGTACATGATCCGCGGTCTCGGCTACCTGCGGGGCACGCTGGACATCGAGAACGTGGCCGTCGGGTCGACGCCGAACGGCACGCCCATCCGGGTGGCCGATGTCGCGACGGTACGGGAAGGCCCGGCCCCGCGGCGCGGCGTCGCGGATCTGGACGGCCGCGGCGAGGTCGTGGCCGGGATCGTCGTCATGCGCTTCGGCTCCGACGCGCTCGAGACGATCGAGCGGGTGAAGGAGCGGCTGGAAGAGATCAACGCGGGGCTCCCGGCCGGCACCCGGCTGCGGCCGGCCTACGACCGCAGCGACCTCATCCACCGGGCCATCGACACGCTCCGCGAGAAGCTGGTGGAGGAATCGCTCATCGTCGCCGCCGTGGCGCTGGTGTTCCTGCTCCACTTCCGTTCGGCGCTCGTCGCGATCGTGACGCTCCCGCTCGGCATTCTCATCTCTTTCATCGTCATGCGCTGGATCGGCGTGAACGCCAACATCATGAGCCTCGGCGGGATCGCGATCGCGATCGGGGCGATGGTCGACGCGGCCATCGTCATGATCGAGAACATGCACAAGCATCTCGAACGCGCGGCCCCCGGCACATCGCGCTGGGACGTCGTCCTCGAGAGCGCAAAACAGGTGGGTCCGCCCCTCTTCTTCTCCCTCCTCATCATCACGTTCAGCTTCCTCCCGGTGTTCGCGCTCGAGCAGCAGGAGGGCCGGCTGTTCAAGCCCCTCGCGTTCACCAAGACGTTCGCCATGGCGGGGTCCGCGTTCCTCGCGATCACGCTGGTTCCCGTGCTCATGGGGTATCTCGTGCGCGGGCGGATCCGCCCGGAGCGGGCGAACCCGGTGAACCGCATCCTGCGCTGGCTCTATCGACCCTTCCTGGGCTTCGCGCTCCGACGCCCGTGGCTCGTGGTCGTCGTCGCGGCCGGGGTGCTGGGCGCCACGGTGCTGCCGTGGCAGCGGCTCGGCAGCGAGTTCATGCCGCCGCTCCAGGAAGGATCGATCCTGTTCATGCCGACCACCGTGCCGGGGGCGTCGATCGCCCAGGCGCGCGAGATCATGCAGTACCAGGACAGCGTCCTCGCGTCATTCCCCGAGGTCGAGAGCGTGCTCGGAAAGGCGGGACGCGCGGAAACCGCCACCGATCCGGCCCCGCTCGACATGTTCGAGACGACGATCACCCTGCGGCCGCGGGAGGAATGGCGACCCGGGGTGACGTACGCCGGGCTGCTCGCGCAGATGGACGAGGCGGTTGCGCTCCCCGGCGTGACGAACGCATGGACGATGCCGATCAAGGGGCGCATCGACATGCTCGCCACGGGCGTTCGCACGCCGGTGGGGATCAAGATCTTCGGCCCGGATCTCGACACGCTGCAGGCGCTCGGGGAGGAGGCGGAGCGGATCGTGCGCGAGATTCCCGGGACGCGGAGTGCGTTCGCGGAGCGTGGGGTCTCCGGGTACTACGTCGACATCGACGTCGACCGGCCGGAGGCGGCGCGCTACGGCCTCAACGTCGGGGATGTGCACAACGCGATCATGGCGACCGTCGGCGGGATGAACGCGACGGTCACCGTGGAGGGTCGGGAACGCTACGCGGTGAACGTCCGCTACCCGCGGGAGTTGCGCGACGACCTGCAGAACCTGCGCGAGGTGCTGGTGCCCGTCCCCGATGGGACGCAGATCCCGCTCGGCCAGGTGGCACGCGTGGCGGCCGTCCAGGGGCCCATGGCCGTGAAGACCGAGAACGCATTCCCCGTGACGACGATCTTCGTCGATATCGAGGGCGTCGACGTCGGGAGTTACGTGGAGGCGGCCCGGCGCGTCGTCGCCGCCCAGCTCGAACTCCCCAGCGGATACTCCCTCGTGTGGAGCGGGCAGTACGAGTTCATGCAGCGGGTGCAGGAGCGTCTGCGCGTCGTGATTCCGGTGACGCTGGGGATCATCTTCCTGCTCCTGTACCTCAACTTCCGGGGTGTGGCCGAGTCGCTGATCGTGATGCTCGCCCTGCCGTTCTCGCTCGTGGGCGGGATCTGGTTCCTGTGGCTGCTGGGCTACAACACGAGCGTCGCGGTCTGGGTCGGGTTCATCGCGCTCGCCGGCGTAGCGGCGGAGACGGGTGTCGTGATGCTGATATACCTGGACGAGGCCTTCCGCCGCCGCCGCGGCGAGGGCCGGATCCGGACCGCCGCGGACGTGGCGGCCGCGGTCCGCGAAGGGGCGCTG